A single region of the Streptomyces sp. NBC_00236 genome encodes:
- the purL gene encoding phosphoribosylformylglycinamidine synthase subunit PurL produces the protein MSLDTVKHAAETPDVEQPWKELGLKEDEYARVREILGRRPTGAELAMYSVMWSEHCSYKSSKVHLKQFGEKVPENDAMLVGIGENAGVVDVGQGYAVTFKVESHNHPSYIEPYQGAATGVGGIVRDILAMGARPIAVVDPLRFGAADHPDTRRVLPGIVAGIGGYGNCLGLPNIGGEVVFDACYQGNPLVNAGCIGVMKHEDIHLAQASGPGNKVILYGARTGGDGIGGVSVLASETFDDTKPTKRPAVQVGDPFQEKLLIECTLEIFKEKLVAGIQDLGGAGLSCATSELASAGSGGMRVELDTVPLRDSSLSPEEILMSESQERMCAIVEPQHVDRFLEICEKWDVIATVIGEVTEGSQLEIFWHGEQIVDVPPRSVAHEGPTYHRPFARPSWQDALQADDAGKLARPANGAELREQVLQLVSSPNQASKAWITDQYDRFVQGNTVLAMPEDAGMVRIDEESNLGVAMATDGNGRYAKLDPYTGAQLALAESYRNVAASGAKPLAISDCLNFGSPEDPDVMWQFAEATRGLADGCLELGTPVTGGNVSLYNQTGETAIHPTPVVAVLGVIDDVTRRTPVAFKEEGQLLYLLGDTHEEFGGSAWSEVVHQHLGGMPPKVDLGREKLLGEILISASRDGMIDAAHDLSDGGLIQAVTESCLRGGKGARLVVPDGLDAFTFLFSESAGRAIVSVPRSEELRFNDMCGARGLPVTRIGVVDGEEIEIQGEFSIPLDELRTAHEGTIPALLA, from the coding sequence ATGAGCCTGGACACGGTCAAGCACGCGGCCGAAACCCCGGACGTGGAGCAGCCCTGGAAGGAGCTCGGCCTCAAGGAGGACGAGTACGCCAGGGTCCGCGAGATCCTGGGCCGCCGTCCCACCGGCGCCGAGCTCGCCATGTACTCCGTGATGTGGTCCGAGCACTGCTCCTACAAGAGCAGCAAGGTCCACCTCAAGCAGTTCGGCGAGAAGGTTCCCGAGAACGACGCGATGCTCGTCGGTATCGGTGAGAACGCCGGTGTGGTCGACGTCGGCCAGGGCTACGCGGTCACCTTCAAGGTCGAGTCGCACAACCACCCCTCGTACATCGAGCCCTACCAGGGCGCGGCCACCGGCGTCGGCGGCATCGTCCGCGACATCCTCGCCATGGGCGCCCGTCCGATCGCGGTCGTCGACCCGCTGCGCTTCGGTGCGGCCGACCACCCCGACACCCGGCGCGTCCTGCCGGGCATCGTCGCGGGCATCGGCGGCTACGGGAACTGTCTCGGCCTGCCCAACATCGGCGGCGAGGTCGTCTTCGACGCCTGCTACCAGGGCAACCCGCTCGTCAACGCCGGCTGCATCGGCGTGATGAAGCACGAGGACATCCACCTGGCCCAGGCCTCCGGCCCCGGCAACAAGGTGATCCTTTACGGCGCCCGCACCGGCGGTGACGGCATCGGCGGCGTCTCCGTGCTCGCCTCGGAGACCTTCGACGACACCAAGCCCACCAAGCGGCCCGCCGTCCAGGTCGGCGACCCGTTCCAGGAGAAGCTCCTCATCGAGTGCACCCTGGAGATCTTCAAGGAGAAGCTCGTCGCGGGCATCCAGGACCTCGGCGGCGCCGGGCTCTCCTGTGCCACGTCCGAGCTGGCCTCCGCGGGCTCCGGCGGCATGCGCGTCGAGCTGGACACCGTGCCGCTGCGCGACTCCTCCCTCTCGCCCGAGGAAATCCTCATGAGCGAGTCGCAGGAGCGCATGTGCGCGATCGTCGAGCCGCAGCACGTGGACCGCTTCCTGGAGATCTGCGAGAAGTGGGACGTCATCGCCACCGTCATCGGTGAGGTGACCGAGGGCTCCCAGCTGGAGATCTTCTGGCACGGCGAGCAGATCGTGGACGTGCCGCCGCGGTCCGTCGCCCACGAGGGCCCGACCTACCACCGTCCGTTCGCCCGTCCGTCCTGGCAGGACGCGCTGCAGGCCGACGACGCCGGCAAGCTGGCCCGCCCGGCCAACGGTGCCGAACTGCGCGAGCAGGTTCTGCAGCTGGTCTCCTCGCCGAACCAGGCGTCGAAGGCCTGGATCACGGACCAGTACGACCGGTTCGTGCAGGGCAACACCGTGCTCGCGATGCCCGAGGACGCAGGCATGGTCCGCATCGACGAGGAGTCCAACCTCGGCGTGGCCATGGCGACCGACGGCAACGGCCGGTACGCGAAGCTCGACCCGTACACCGGCGCGCAGCTCGCGCTGGCGGAGTCGTACCGCAACGTCGCCGCTTCCGGTGCGAAGCCGCTCGCCATTTCGGACTGCCTGAACTTCGGTTCGCCCGAGGACCCGGACGTCATGTGGCAGTTCGCCGAGGCCACTCGCGGCCTGGCGGACGGCTGCCTGGAGCTGGGGACCCCGGTCACCGGCGGCAACGTGTCCTTGTACAACCAGACCGGCGAGACGGCGATCCACCCGACGCCGGTCGTGGCCGTGCTCGGTGTGATCGACGACGTCACGCGGCGTACGCCGGTCGCCTTCAAGGAAGAGGGCCAGCTCCTCTACCTGCTGGGTGACACCCACGAGGAGTTCGGCGGCTCGGCCTGGTCCGAGGTCGTCCACCAGCACCTCGGTGGCATGCCGCCCAAGGTCGACCTGGGCCGCGAGAAGCTGCTCGGCGAGATCCTGATCTCGGCGTCCCGCGACGGCATGATCGACGCGGCGCACGACCTGTCCGACGGCGGCCTGATCCAGGCGGTCACCGAGTCCTGCCTGCGTGGCGGGAAGGGTGCCCGGCTGGTCGTGCCGGACGGACTGGACGCGTTCACGTTCCTGTTCTCCGAGTCGGCGGGACGCGCGATCGTCTCGGTCCCGCGCAGCGAGGAGCTCCGCTTCAACGACATGTGCGGGGCGCGAGGTCTGCCCGTGACCCGGATCGGCGTCGTGGACGGCGAGGAGATCGAGATCCAGGGCGAGTTCAGCATTCCGCTGGACGAGCTGCGTACGGCACACGAGGGGACGATCCCCGCGCTGCTCGCGTAG
- a CDS encoding putative leader peptide yields the protein MQPLGDHSITLMERRHVDLGRVSSAICRHA from the coding sequence ATGCAGCCCCTCGGTGATCACTCGATCACGCTCATGGAGCGCCGTCACGTCGATCTGGGACGTGTTTCGAGCGCCATCTGTCGCCACGCCTGA
- a CDS encoding sulfatase family protein, producing MPLRNSNISSGNPLTRRAFGTAVGATAATAAVGLPATPATAAPTETAAREQPFRAARGRHSRRPNILFILGDDLGWADLSAYGSPDIRTPNLDRLGRQGVRFTDAYAGSATCSPTRFSLYTGRYPGRTKGGLAEPIADRSVGLDPTHPTLASLLRGTGYATALIGKWHCGYLPDYSPTKSGWDEFFGNFGGALEYYSKLGLGGEYDLYEGDAEYKDLRYYTRILTERASEYVQRDHEKPWLLNLNFTTPHWPWIAEGDTAESAEIVRKIKEGGLGGLFHTDGGSLAKYKEMVEDLDRSVGEVLKALKRSGQEEDTLVFFASDNGGERFSYQWPLTGNKSSLQEGGIRVPALLRWPARIDPHQVSDLPLFSPDWTATLLELGGARPDPAYPLDGISLAGYLLRGEQPKERNLFWRVRGERALRRGDWKYYRGKGGADRLFNLAQDQREQADRAAAEPELLAELRAAWERTDAGLLPYPKTS from the coding sequence ATGCCTCTTCGCAATTCGAACATCAGTTCCGGCAATCCATTGACGCGCCGCGCCTTCGGAACGGCTGTGGGCGCCACGGCCGCGACCGCCGCAGTGGGCCTGCCCGCCACCCCTGCCACCGCCGCACCGACGGAGACGGCAGCGCGCGAGCAGCCCTTCCGGGCGGCCCGGGGCCGGCACTCGCGGCGGCCCAACATCCTCTTCATCCTCGGGGACGACCTCGGCTGGGCCGACCTCTCCGCCTACGGGTCGCCGGACATCCGCACCCCGAACCTGGACCGGCTCGGCCGGCAGGGCGTGCGGTTCACCGACGCCTACGCCGGGTCCGCGACCTGCTCACCGACCCGGTTCAGCCTGTACACCGGCCGCTATCCCGGGCGCACGAAGGGCGGTCTCGCCGAACCCATCGCAGACCGCTCGGTCGGTCTCGACCCCACCCACCCGACCCTCGCCTCGCTGCTGCGCGGCACCGGGTACGCGACCGCGCTGATCGGGAAGTGGCACTGCGGCTATCTGCCGGACTACAGCCCGACCAAGTCCGGCTGGGACGAGTTCTTCGGCAACTTCGGCGGCGCCCTGGAGTACTACTCGAAGCTCGGTCTCGGCGGCGAGTACGACCTCTACGAGGGCGATGCCGAGTACAAGGACCTGCGGTACTACACCCGCATCCTCACCGAGCGGGCGAGCGAGTACGTACAGCGCGACCACGAGAAGCCGTGGCTGCTGAACCTGAACTTCACCACGCCCCACTGGCCCTGGATCGCCGAGGGAGACACGGCCGAGAGCGCCGAGATCGTACGGAAGATCAAGGAGGGCGGCCTCGGGGGGCTGTTCCACACCGACGGGGGCTCGCTCGCCAAGTACAAGGAGATGGTCGAGGACCTGGACCGGTCGGTCGGCGAGGTGCTGAAGGCCCTGAAGCGGTCCGGCCAGGAGGAGGACACCCTGGTCTTCTTCGCCAGCGACAACGGCGGCGAGCGCTTCTCGTACCAGTGGCCGCTCACCGGCAACAAGAGCTCCCTCCAGGAGGGCGGTATCCGGGTCCCGGCTCTGCTGCGCTGGCCCGCCAGGATCGATCCGCACCAGGTGAGCGACCTGCCGCTGTTCTCGCCCGACTGGACGGCGACGCTGCTGGAGCTGGGCGGGGCACGGCCCGACCCGGCCTACCCGCTCGACGGCATCAGCCTGGCCGGATACCTGCTGCGCGGCGAGCAGCCGAAGGAACGGAACCTGTTCTGGCGGGTCCGCGGGGAGCGGGCACTGCGACGCGGCGACTGGAAGTACTACCGGGGCAAGGGCGGGGCGGATCGGCTCTTCAACCTGGCACAGGACCAGCGGGAGCAGGCAGACCGGGCCGCCGCCGAGCCGGAGCTCCTGGCCGAACTCCGGGCGGCTTGGGAACGAACGGACGCCGGGCTGCTGCCCTACCCGAAGACCTCCTGA
- a CDS encoding TetR/AcrR family transcriptional regulator — protein MTEGMGLRERKKIQTRRRLLAEAASLFGERGFDQVSVAEIAEAADVSKMTVFNYFDSKEDLVLAPMEEHIGDVAQVVRDRVRGESVVAGMRRQFLAAVESRDPSVGMSDSPVALGLLQLIQQTPALLTRARAFFARSDELLVDVLVEEGEDRAVARIVAAQLIGTRNALISENHRRLLAGESAEAIASDAAVLAGRAFDLLENGLGDFATRA, from the coding sequence CTGACCGAGGGGATGGGCCTGCGCGAGCGCAAGAAGATCCAGACGCGACGCCGTCTGCTTGCCGAGGCCGCGAGTCTCTTCGGAGAGCGCGGGTTCGACCAGGTCTCCGTCGCGGAGATCGCCGAAGCGGCCGACGTGTCGAAGATGACCGTCTTCAACTACTTCGACAGCAAGGAAGACCTGGTTCTCGCTCCTATGGAGGAGCACATCGGGGACGTCGCCCAGGTGGTGCGGGACCGGGTGCGGGGCGAGTCCGTAGTGGCCGGCATGCGCCGCCAGTTCCTGGCCGCTGTCGAAAGCCGGGACCCGTCGGTCGGGATGAGTGACTCTCCGGTAGCGCTCGGGCTCCTCCAGTTGATCCAGCAGACGCCCGCACTGCTCACCCGTGCCCGCGCGTTCTTCGCCCGCAGCGACGAGTTGCTCGTCGACGTACTGGTCGAGGAGGGGGAGGACCGGGCCGTCGCGCGCATCGTGGCAGCCCAGCTGATCGGTACCCGTAACGCCCTGATCAGCGAGAACCACCGACGGTTGTTGGCCGGCGAGTCTGCTGAGGCCATCGCTTCGGATGCCGCGGTTCTTGCCGGGCGGGCGTTCGATCTGCTCGAGAACGGCCTGGGCGACTTCGCGACCCGGGCCTGA
- the purF gene encoding amidophosphoribosyltransferase produces MPRGDGRLNHDLLPGEKGPQDACGVFGVWAPGEEVAKLTYFGLYALQHRGQESAGIAVSNGSQILVFKDMGLVSQVFDETSLGSLQGHIAVGHARYSTTGASVWENAQPTFRATAHGSIALGHNGNLVNTAQLAEMVADLPRKDGRATQVAATNDTDLVTALLAGQTDDDGKPLTIEEAAAKVLPEVRGAFSLVFMDEHTLYAARDPQGIRPLVLGRLERGWVVASESAALDICGASFVREIEPGELVAIDENGLRTSRFAEAKPKGCVFEYVYLARPDTDIAGRNVYLSRVEMGRRLAAEAPVEADLVIATPESGTPAAIGYAEASGIPFGAGLVKNAYVGRTFIQPSQTIRQLGIRLKLNPLKEVIKGKRLVVVDDSIVRGNTQRALVRMLREAGAAEIHIRISSPPVKWPCFFGIDFATRAELIANGMSVDEIATSMGADSLSYISIDAMIEATTIDKPNLCRACFDGEYPMELPDPELLGKQLLETELAAGPAATAAADALRRP; encoded by the coding sequence GTGCCTCGTGGTGATGGACGACTCAACCACGACCTGCTCCCCGGAGAGAAAGGCCCCCAGGACGCTTGCGGCGTCTTCGGTGTCTGGGCTCCGGGTGAAGAGGTCGCCAAGCTCACCTATTTCGGACTGTATGCCCTGCAGCACCGTGGACAGGAGTCCGCGGGCATCGCAGTGAGCAACGGGTCCCAGATCCTGGTCTTCAAGGACATGGGACTGGTCTCGCAGGTCTTCGATGAAACGTCTCTGGGATCGCTCCAGGGCCATATCGCGGTCGGTCATGCCCGCTACTCCACCACCGGTGCCTCGGTGTGGGAGAACGCGCAGCCGACGTTCCGTGCGACCGCGCACGGCTCGATCGCCCTGGGTCACAACGGCAACCTGGTCAACACGGCCCAGCTCGCCGAGATGGTCGCCGACCTTCCGCGCAAGGACGGCCGTGCCACCCAGGTCGCAGCGACCAACGACACCGACCTGGTGACCGCTCTGCTCGCCGGCCAGACCGACGACGACGGCAAGCCGCTCACCATCGAGGAGGCCGCCGCCAAGGTGCTTCCCGAGGTGCGGGGTGCCTTCTCCCTCGTCTTCATGGATGAGCACACCCTCTATGCGGCCCGTGACCCGCAGGGCATCCGCCCGCTGGTCCTCGGCCGGCTGGAACGCGGCTGGGTGGTGGCCTCCGAGTCCGCCGCCCTCGACATCTGCGGCGCCAGCTTCGTCCGCGAGATCGAGCCGGGCGAGCTCGTCGCCATCGACGAGAACGGCCTGCGTACCTCGCGCTTCGCAGAAGCGAAGCCCAAGGGCTGCGTTTTCGAGTACGTCTACCTGGCCCGCCCCGACACCGACATCGCCGGGCGCAACGTCTACCTCTCCCGGGTGGAGATGGGCCGCAGGCTGGCAGCCGAGGCCCCGGTCGAGGCCGATCTGGTCATAGCGACACCGGAATCCGGCACCCCCGCCGCGATCGGTTACGCGGAGGCCAGCGGCATCCCGTTCGGCGCCGGACTGGTGAAGAACGCCTATGTCGGCCGGACCTTCATCCAGCCGTCCCAGACCATCCGGCAGCTGGGCATCCGCCTCAAGCTGAACCCGCTCAAGGAAGTCATCAAGGGCAAGCGGCTGGTGGTCGTCGACGACTCGATCGTCCGCGGCAACACCCAGCGCGCACTCGTCCGGATGCTTCGCGAGGCCGGCGCCGCCGAGATCCACATCCGGATCTCGTCCCCGCCGGTGAAGTGGCCCTGCTTCTTCGGCATCGACTTCGCCACCCGCGCCGAGCTGATCGCCAACGGCATGTCCGTCGACGAGATCGCCACGTCGATGGGGGCCGACTCGCTCTCGTACATCTCGATCGACGCGATGATCGAGGCGACGACGATCGACAAGCCGAACCTGTGCCGCGCCTGCTTCGACGGTGAGTACCCGATGGAGCTTCCGGACCCGGAGCTGCTCGGCAAGCAGCTGCTGGAGACCGAGCTGGCGGCAGGCCCTGCGGCGACAGCCGCGGCCGACGCGCTGCGCCGTCCGTGA
- a CDS encoding histone-like nucleoid-structuring protein Lsr2 — MAQRVVVTLSDDIDGGAAAETVTFALDGKSYEIDLNPSNAKKLRKVLAPYMAAGRKQTNAGKHGKVPVSYRHTSLAPDPAAVRAWARSHRMEVPARGRIPKKVYEAFQEAS, encoded by the coding sequence GTGGCTCAGCGCGTAGTGGTCACGCTCTCCGACGACATCGACGGGGGAGCAGCGGCGGAAACGGTCACCTTCGCCCTGGACGGGAAGTCGTACGAGATCGACCTGAATCCCTCCAATGCAAAGAAGCTGCGCAAGGTCCTGGCGCCGTACATGGCGGCCGGCCGGAAGCAGACAAACGCAGGCAAGCACGGCAAGGTTCCCGTCTCGTACCGGCACACCTCGCTCGCGCCCGATCCGGCGGCCGTCCGCGCCTGGGCACGCTCGCACCGGATGGAGGTGCCGGCCCGGGGCCGGATCCCCAAGAAGGTCTACGAGGCGTTCCAGGAAGCAAGTTGA
- the purS gene encoding phosphoribosylformylglycinamidine synthase subunit PurS has protein sequence MARVVVDVMLKPEILDPQGQAVQRALPRLGFEGIADVRQGKRFELEIEGPVDDAALARIHEMAETFLANTVIEDFTVKVEKAEESK, from the coding sequence GTGGCACGCGTCGTAGTCGACGTCATGCTCAAGCCCGAGATCCTCGACCCGCAGGGACAGGCTGTGCAGCGTGCGCTGCCCCGTCTCGGCTTCGAGGGAATCGCGGACGTACGTCAGGGAAAGCGTTTCGAGCTGGAGATCGAGGGGCCGGTCGATGACGCCGCGCTCGCTCGTATTCACGAGATGGCCGAGACGTTCCTCGCCAACACCGTGATCGAGGACTTCACCGTGAAGGTGGAGAAGGCCGAGGAGTCGAAGTGA
- a CDS encoding META domain-containing protein — protein MHRHSLAVSVLTLLALAACGTEPGPGADSGHESRTGSGSSGGSGTVRSDAPITGIRWEIESVTVSGKRSAAPAGAHLEIDANGRASGNYGCNRFTAEARLDGDTLTVEPGTTTEMGCAPDIQRFEALLSQAFSGKLTVAAKGDRLTLTTAKGGTIALTARPPAPLTGTRWRITTLVSGSVASSLPAGTANKAHLTFGKDGTVRGALGCNSFRGTADVSGTTIAFGRLVTTRKMCPDPEMRLERALLDVLDGKRTAYGITHRTLSLTAPDGKGLAASAPEKEEEGSEG, from the coding sequence ATGCACCGTCACAGTCTGGCTGTCAGCGTTCTGACCCTTCTCGCCCTTGCCGCCTGCGGTACGGAGCCGGGTCCCGGGGCCGACTCCGGCCACGAGTCCAGGACCGGTTCCGGCAGCAGTGGTGGCAGCGGCACCGTGCGGAGCGACGCACCGATCACCGGCATCCGCTGGGAAATCGAATCGGTGACGGTCAGCGGGAAGCGCTCTGCGGCCCCGGCCGGGGCCCATCTCGAAATCGACGCCAACGGGCGGGCGAGCGGGAACTACGGCTGCAACCGGTTCACCGCGGAGGCCCGGCTCGACGGTGACACGCTCACCGTCGAGCCGGGCACGACCACCGAGATGGGATGCGCGCCGGACATCCAGCGGTTCGAGGCCCTGCTCTCGCAGGCCTTCAGCGGCAAGCTCACCGTCGCGGCCAAGGGCGACAGACTCACCCTCACTACGGCGAAGGGCGGCACCATCGCGCTCACCGCACGGCCCCCGGCCCCGCTCACCGGAACGCGCTGGCGGATCACCACCCTGGTCTCCGGCTCCGTCGCCTCGTCCCTGCCCGCGGGTACGGCGAACAAGGCGCACCTCACGTTCGGCAAGGACGGCACCGTCCGGGGTGCCCTCGGCTGCAACAGCTTCCGCGGCACCGCGGACGTCTCCGGCACCACCATCGCCTTCGGCCGACTCGTCACCACCCGCAAGATGTGCCCGGACCCCGAGATGCGGCTGGAGCGCGCCCTGCTCGACGTGCTCGACGGGAAGCGGACGGCCTACGGGATCACCCACCGCACGCTGTCCCTCACCGCACCGGACGGCAAGGGACTCGCGGCCTCTGCTCCGGAGAAGGAGGAAGAGGGGTCGGAAGGGTAG
- a CDS encoding ABC transporter ATP-binding protein: MTSDEIPQACVIEVDGVRRSYAGGFEAVTGVSFSVARGELFALLGTNGAGKTSTVELLEGLARPDSGAIRVLGHDPYADRAAVRPRIGVMLQEGGFPSDLTAAETVRMWAGCTSGARPTAEALELVGLGHRTGVRVKQLSGGERRRLDLALALLGRPEVLFLDEPTTGLDAEGRRDTWELVRRLKEDGITILLTTHYLEEAEALADRLAIMHRGRIVTTGTTAEVTAARPARIRFELPVGVAPGQLPLGLRAAAEGRRVEIRTHRLQESLTELLCWAAESDIPLTGLDARSASLEEAFLDIAKSAAETEGVTVS; encoded by the coding sequence ATGACCAGCGACGAAATTCCCCAGGCCTGTGTGATCGAGGTGGACGGTGTCCGGCGCAGCTACGCGGGCGGCTTCGAGGCCGTGACCGGCGTCTCGTTCTCCGTGGCACGTGGCGAACTGTTCGCCCTCCTCGGGACGAACGGCGCCGGCAAGACATCCACCGTCGAACTTCTCGAAGGGCTGGCCCGTCCCGACAGCGGCGCGATACGGGTGCTCGGCCACGACCCGTACGCCGATCGCGCCGCTGTCCGGCCGCGGATCGGGGTGATGCTTCAGGAGGGTGGCTTCCCGTCCGACCTGACCGCCGCGGAGACCGTACGGATGTGGGCAGGCTGCACCAGCGGGGCCCGGCCGACTGCCGAGGCTCTGGAACTGGTGGGGCTCGGCCACCGGACCGGGGTCCGGGTCAAGCAGCTCTCCGGTGGCGAGCGGCGACGGCTGGACCTGGCGCTGGCGCTGCTCGGCCGGCCCGAGGTGCTCTTCCTCGACGAACCGACCACCGGCCTGGACGCCGAGGGGCGGCGAGACACCTGGGAGCTGGTGCGGAGGCTCAAGGAGGACGGCATCACCATCCTGCTGACCACGCACTACCTGGAAGAGGCCGAGGCACTCGCCGACCGGCTGGCGATCATGCACCGGGGCCGGATCGTGACCACGGGCACCACCGCCGAGGTGACGGCCGCGCGCCCGGCGCGGATCCGGTTCGAGCTGCCCGTCGGGGTCGCGCCGGGCCAGCTGCCGCTGGGCCTGCGCGCCGCGGCCGAGGGGCGACGGGTCGAAATCCGCACCCATCGGCTCCAGGAGTCGCTGACCGAACTGCTGTGCTGGGCGGCAGAGTCGGACATTCCGCTGACCGGCCTCGACGCCCGGTCCGCCTCACTCGAAGAGGCATTCCTCGATATCGCAAAGTCCGCCGCCGAGACCGAAGGGGTGACCGTCTCATGA
- the purQ gene encoding phosphoribosylformylglycinamidine synthase subunit PurQ, which translates to MTARIGVVTFPGTLDDQDSLRAVRVAGAEPVSLWHRDKDLHQVDAVILAGGFSYGDYLRAGAISRFSPVMETVIEQAKAGMPVLGICNGFQILTEAHLLPGAMLRNNHLHFICRDQKLRVENAETSWTSDYSAGQEISVPLKNMDGRYTADERTLDELEAEGRVAFRYMDVNPNGSLRDIAGITNAAGNVVGLMPHPEHAVEPLIGTGRTDGLGFFTSIIKKLVNA; encoded by the coding sequence GTGACTGCTCGTATCGGAGTCGTCACCTTTCCGGGCACGCTCGACGACCAGGACAGCCTTCGGGCCGTACGGGTCGCCGGCGCCGAACCCGTATCGCTGTGGCACCGCGACAAGGACCTGCACCAGGTCGACGCGGTCATCCTCGCGGGCGGTTTCTCCTACGGCGACTATCTGCGGGCCGGAGCCATCTCCCGCTTCTCGCCGGTCATGGAGACGGTGATCGAGCAGGCGAAGGCGGGCATGCCGGTTCTCGGCATCTGCAACGGCTTCCAGATTCTGACCGAGGCGCATCTGCTGCCCGGTGCGATGCTGCGCAACAACCACCTGCACTTCATCTGCCGCGACCAGAAGCTCCGCGTCGAGAACGCGGAGACGTCCTGGACCTCGGACTACTCCGCAGGCCAGGAAATCTCCGTACCGCTCAAGAACATGGACGGCCGCTACACCGCCGACGAGCGCACGCTCGACGAGCTGGAGGCCGAGGGCCGCGTCGCGTTCCGCTACATGGACGTGAACCCCAACGGCTCGCTGCGCGACATCGCCGGCATCACCAATGCCGCGGGCAACGTCGTCGGCCTGATGCCGCACCCGGAGCACGCCGTGGAGCCGCTGATCGGCACCGGTCGTACCGACGGTCTCGGTTTCTTCACCTCCATCATCAAGAAGCTGGTCAACGCATGA
- a CDS encoding maleylpyruvate isomerase family mycothiol-dependent enzyme has product MPPSQKRARRYDPVRTRAAVLAQFSQIRSAVRTLTPEQLERPSGLGAWTVRELAVHLTMALSHVSRNLELPEPVLAKPEVTLLEWPFSTAGRAGRIADDTVALAAAHPDVDALYGEVADRFESLVPGASEDRLLATRVGAMRLGDFLVTRTVELVVHTYDLNEATGLGIPYDRQALAACTRLLADALAEKAPGGSVEVRVPPFAVVQCVQGPRHTRGTPPNVVETDALTWIRLATGRTQWARELDEAKVSASGERADLAALLPLMG; this is encoded by the coding sequence ATGCCGCCGTCCCAGAAGCGCGCCCGCCGCTACGACCCGGTCAGGACCCGTGCCGCCGTCCTGGCGCAGTTCTCCCAAATCCGGTCCGCCGTACGAACCCTGACTCCCGAGCAACTTGAACGGCCGAGCGGGCTCGGTGCGTGGACGGTGCGTGAGCTCGCCGTCCACCTGACCATGGCGCTCTCGCACGTCAGCAGAAACCTGGAGCTGCCCGAGCCCGTCCTCGCCAAGCCGGAGGTGACCTTGCTGGAGTGGCCGTTCTCCACGGCGGGCCGAGCCGGCCGGATCGCCGACGACACCGTGGCGCTTGCCGCCGCCCACCCCGATGTGGATGCGCTGTACGGCGAGGTGGCCGACCGGTTCGAGTCACTGGTGCCGGGCGCCTCCGAGGACCGGTTGCTGGCGACCCGGGTGGGTGCCATGCGGCTCGGGGACTTCCTGGTGACGCGCACCGTTGAGCTCGTGGTCCACACGTACGACCTCAACGAGGCGACCGGGTTGGGTATCCCGTACGACCGTCAGGCGCTCGCCGCCTGCACCCGGTTGCTCGCGGACGCCCTGGCGGAGAAGGCACCGGGGGGTTCGGTCGAGGTGCGGGTGCCGCCCTTCGCGGTGGTCCAGTGCGTCCAGGGGCCCCGGCACACCCGAGGTACGCCGCCCAACGTCGTCGAGACCGACGCGCTCACCTGGATCAGGCTCGCCACCGGACGTACGCAATGGGCACGCGAGCTCGACGAGGCCAAGGTCAGCGCCAGCGGTGAACGGGCGGATCTTGCTGCGCTGCTCCCCCTGATGGGGTGA